A window of Natrinema salifodinae contains these coding sequences:
- a CDS encoding sodium:solute symporter family protein — MVSDAVTDPVVVTMTGYFAVTLAVGLWFGRGAGEGYVEFTLAGRNLSLPVYMMTYFATFTGGGLTMGIAQQAFIEGISAQWYAMTQGVAWMTMTLFIGFIYSFEVVSVPELLGRVYGDYTKYFAGLFTVLGQIALTAGQTIGMASVLAVVTGIDLDTAFWISVAVFVGLTAYGGMNTVAYTDTLHGVVIIVGMLVAIPLAVTNVGGVGAVTAEVPSGHMNWFGVGLVQIGTWYLMYITVAGAQQQMLQRTWSARSRRVAMFGTFLAGTVITGYGILTATAGMIASAQGADIESSMAFAWTITNVLPDAFAGLLLAAAVSSVITGADSFLLAGATSFINDLYIPLRGGRDRLTDAHLVLVTRLTIIGFGVGAALIAFSGIEIIVINTLGMGIMSVLFAGLVMMLWEGTVREAGLPGFVVGGLVFVAWEFGLGSPEFFGEGQVEPAVPATAAAIVTIWLVSVLYDGETFDNEEVREHASQDMDRLTAGDVADVADD; from the coding sequence ATGGTAAGTGACGCGGTCACCGATCCGGTCGTGGTAACGATGACTGGGTACTTCGCGGTGACACTCGCGGTCGGGTTGTGGTTCGGTCGCGGCGCGGGCGAGGGCTACGTGGAGTTTACGCTGGCCGGCCGAAACCTGAGTCTGCCCGTCTATATGATGACCTACTTCGCGACGTTCACGGGCGGCGGACTCACGATGGGGATCGCTCAGCAGGCGTTCATCGAGGGGATCAGCGCCCAGTGGTACGCGATGACGCAAGGGGTAGCCTGGATGACGATGACGCTGTTCATCGGCTTTATCTACTCGTTCGAGGTCGTGAGCGTACCCGAACTGCTCGGGCGCGTCTACGGCGATTACACGAAGTACTTCGCCGGACTGTTCACCGTCCTCGGCCAGATCGCGCTCACGGCCGGACAAACGATCGGCATGGCGTCGGTCCTGGCGGTCGTCACCGGCATCGACCTCGACACCGCGTTCTGGATCAGCGTGGCGGTCTTCGTCGGCCTCACCGCGTACGGGGGCATGAACACCGTCGCCTACACCGACACGCTCCACGGCGTCGTCATCATCGTCGGGATGCTCGTCGCGATTCCGCTCGCGGTGACGAACGTCGGCGGCGTCGGGGCCGTCACGGCCGAGGTCCCGTCGGGCCACATGAACTGGTTCGGCGTCGGACTCGTCCAGATCGGAACCTGGTACCTGATGTACATCACCGTCGCCGGTGCCCAACAGCAGATGCTCCAGCGGACCTGGTCCGCTCGGAGCCGACGGGTCGCGATGTTCGGCACTTTCCTCGCGGGCACCGTCATCACCGGGTACGGAATCCTCACGGCGACAGCCGGCATGATCGCCAGCGCACAGGGCGCCGACATCGAATCTTCGATGGCGTTCGCCTGGACGATCACGAACGTCCTGCCGGACGCCTTCGCGGGACTGCTGCTGGCCGCGGCCGTCTCGTCGGTCATCACCGGCGCGGACTCGTTCCTGCTGGCGGGCGCGACGAGCTTCATCAACGACCTCTACATCCCGCTGCGCGGCGGTCGCGACCGCCTCACGGACGCACACCTCGTCCTCGTGACGCGGCTGACAATCATTGGGTTCGGGGTCGGCGCCGCGCTGATCGCGTTCAGCGGGATCGAGATCATCGTCATCAACACGCTCGGCATGGGCATCATGTCCGTGCTGTTCGCGGGCCTGGTGATGATGCTCTGGGAGGGGACCGTCCGCGAGGCGGGCCTCCCCGGCTTCGTCGTCGGCGGCCTCGTCTTCGTCGCCTGGGAGTTCGGGCTGGGATCGCCGGAGTTCTTCGGCGAGGGACAGGTCGAACCCGCCGTCCCCGCGACGGCCGCGGCGATCGTCACGATCTGGCTCGTGAGCGTGCTGTACGACGGCGAGACGTTCGATAACGAGGAGGTCCGCGAACACGCGAGTCAGGACATGGACCGGCTGACCGCGGGCGACGTCGCGGACGTCGCCGACGACTGA
- the hemB gene encoding porphobilinogen synthase yields the protein MDLTHRPRRLRQDHVRGLVSETSLEPADLIAPVFVDATADERRPIESMPGHERVPVEEAVARVEEVLETGVEAVMLFGIPESKDPDGTRAWADDGVIQEALRRITTETDAYVITDVCLCEYTDHGHCGPLEEELRSEDDVTEGGPACEPTLTVDNDAALAALEKIVVSHARAGADMVAPSGMMDGMVGTIRDALDREGFEHVPIMSYAAKYESAFYGPFRDAADGAPAFGNRRHYQMDPANAREAMREVRLDAEQGADVMMVKPALPYLDIVSAVRREFDHPVAAYNVSGEYAMLHAAAEKGWLDLEEAALESLLSIKRAGADLILTYFAEDVARGL from the coding sequence ATGGACCTCACTCATCGTCCCCGGCGGCTCCGCCAGGACCACGTTCGCGGCCTGGTCAGCGAGACGAGCCTCGAGCCCGCGGATCTCATCGCGCCGGTGTTCGTCGACGCGACGGCCGACGAGCGCCGCCCCATCGAGTCGATGCCCGGCCACGAGCGCGTCCCAGTCGAGGAGGCCGTCGCCCGCGTCGAGGAAGTCCTCGAGACCGGCGTCGAAGCGGTCATGCTGTTCGGGATTCCGGAGTCGAAGGATCCCGACGGCACGCGCGCCTGGGCGGACGACGGCGTCATTCAGGAAGCGCTGCGCCGGATCACGACCGAAACTGACGCGTACGTCATCACCGACGTCTGTCTCTGCGAGTACACCGATCACGGCCACTGCGGCCCGCTCGAGGAGGAACTCCGCAGCGAGGACGACGTGACCGAGGGCGGCCCCGCCTGCGAACCGACGCTGACCGTCGACAACGACGCCGCGCTGGCGGCCTTGGAGAAGATCGTCGTTTCCCACGCCCGGGCGGGCGCGGACATGGTCGCGCCCAGCGGGATGATGGACGGGATGGTCGGCACCATCAGGGACGCACTCGATCGCGAGGGGTTCGAACACGTCCCGATCATGAGCTACGCGGCCAAGTACGAGAGCGCCTTCTACGGCCCGTTCCGTGACGCCGCCGACGGCGCGCCCGCCTTCGGGAACCGCCGTCACTACCAGATGGACCCGGCGAACGCCCGCGAAGCCATGCGGGAGGTCCGACTGGACGCCGAGCAGGGTGCCGACGTGATGATGGTCAAACCCGCGCTCCCCTACCTCGACATCGTCAGCGCCGTTCGTCGGGAGTTCGACCACCCAGTCGCCGCCTACAACGTCTCCGGCGAGTACGCCATGCTCCACGCCGCCGCCGAGAAGGGCTGGCTCGATCTGGAGGAGGCCGCCCTGGAATCGCTGCTGTCGATCAAGCGGGCCGGCGCGGACCTGATTCTTACCTACTTCGCGGAAGACGTCGCACGGGGACTGTAA
- a CDS encoding ammonium transporter, with protein sequence MEPTLLQAETEMLIESINYTWILIATFLIFFMHAGFAMLEAGQVRSKNVANQLTKNLLTWSVGVTVFFLIGATVEGLVAGNGLAFQFESAASDWMDWLYGAVFAMTAATIVSGAVAGRAKLRAYVTYTFLLAAVIYPVVTGLTWAGEHIAYSDVLFHDFAGGMIVHGMGGIAGLTAAWVLGPRMDRYNSDGSANVIPGHSLTFAALGTLILAFGWYGFNVGTSAIIDESAFLGDQLGRVALTTTIAMACGAMGAAFVAWLKTGKVDTLYVANGLLAGLAAITAIPDTTAWWGAFVVGGLAGAQLPLVFEFVEQRLKIDDVCAVFPVHGSAGVLGTLLFPFVAAPGVVDSIANAFIVQLAGVVVIGLWTIVATGAIWYAFKAAGQARVTPEHEREGLDVAEHGVDTYPEFGEPDVATDGGKPSNARQSSSELCSDGGAPNDGEIKMVTAIVRPDCLGDVKQALAEVGAPSLTVTNVSGRGSQPAKKGQWRGEEYTVDLHQKVKIECVVADIPAAEVVDAIREAAETGEPGDGKIFVLPVEGATQVRTGKTGPDAV encoded by the coding sequence ATGGAACCGACGCTCCTGCAGGCCGAGACGGAGATGCTGATCGAGTCGATCAACTACACGTGGATCCTGATCGCCACGTTCCTGATCTTCTTCATGCACGCCGGCTTCGCCATGCTCGAGGCGGGCCAGGTGCGCTCGAAGAACGTCGCGAACCAGCTGACGAAGAACCTGCTGACCTGGAGCGTCGGCGTGACGGTGTTCTTCCTCATCGGCGCGACCGTCGAAGGCCTCGTCGCCGGAAACGGACTCGCGTTCCAGTTCGAGAGCGCCGCGTCCGACTGGATGGACTGGCTGTACGGCGCCGTGTTCGCCATGACGGCGGCGACCATCGTTTCGGGGGCCGTCGCCGGTCGCGCGAAGCTTCGCGCGTACGTCACGTACACCTTCCTGCTGGCAGCGGTCATCTACCCGGTCGTCACCGGCCTCACGTGGGCCGGCGAACACATCGCGTACAGCGACGTCCTGTTCCACGACTTCGCGGGTGGGATGATCGTCCACGGCATGGGCGGCATCGCCGGCCTCACCGCCGCGTGGGTGCTGGGTCCGCGCATGGACCGGTACAACAGCGACGGGAGCGCGAACGTCATTCCCGGGCACTCGCTGACCTTCGCCGCGCTCGGAACCTTGATCCTCGCGTTCGGCTGGTACGGCTTCAACGTCGGTACCTCGGCGATCATCGACGAGAGCGCGTTCCTCGGCGATCAGCTCGGTCGCGTCGCACTGACCACGACGATCGCGATGGCCTGCGGCGCGATGGGCGCTGCGTTCGTCGCGTGGCTTAAGACCGGGAAGGTCGACACCCTCTACGTCGCGAACGGGCTGCTGGCCGGCCTGGCTGCCATCACCGCGATTCCGGACACCACCGCGTGGTGGGGCGCGTTCGTCGTCGGCGGCCTCGCCGGCGCACAGCTGCCGCTCGTCTTCGAGTTCGTCGAGCAGCGCCTGAAGATCGACGACGTCTGTGCGGTGTTCCCCGTCCACGGCTCCGCGGGGGTCCTCGGAACGCTGCTGTTCCCCTTCGTGGCCGCACCGGGCGTCGTCGATAGCATCGCGAACGCGTTCATCGTCCAACTGGCCGGCGTCGTCGTGATCGGCCTCTGGACGATCGTCGCGACCGGCGCCATCTGGTACGCCTTCAAGGCCGCCGGCCAGGCCCGCGTCACGCCCGAACACGAGCGCGAAGGCCTCGACGTCGCCGAACACGGCGTCGACACCTACCCCGAGTTCGGCGAGCCCGACGTCGCGACCGACGGCGGTAAGCCGAGCAACGCGAGGCAATCCTCGTCAGAGCTTTGCTCTGACGGCGGCGCGCCGAACGACGGCGAGATCAAGATGGTCACGGCGATCGTCCGCCCAGACTGCCTCGGCGACGTCAAGCAGGCGCTCGCGGAGGTCGGCGCGCCGTCGCTGACCGTCACCAACGTCTCCGGCCGCGGCTCCCAGCCCGCGAAGAAGGGCCAGTGGCGCGGCGAGGAGTATACGGTCGATCTCCACCAGAAGGTCAAGATCGAGTGCGTCGTCGCCGATATCCCGGCCGCGGAGGTCGTCGACGCCATCCGCGAGGCCGCCGAAACCGGCGAGCCTGGCGACGGCAAGATCTTCGTCCTCCCGGTCGAGGGAGCGACGCAGGTCCGCACCGGCAAGACCGGACCCGACGCCGTCTAA
- the hemL gene encoding glutamate-1-semialdehyde 2,1-aminomutase — MNEEHSRELYDRALSVLPGGVNSAVRAAIEPYPFFVRKGEGGHVVDADGNRYIDWVMGLGPLLLGHDLPEPVQAGIQRKASEGPMYGTPTEVEVDLAEFVVRHVPSVEKIRFVNSGTEATTSAVRLARGYTGRNKIVVMQGGYHGAQESTLVEGDAENPRPSSAGIPQSFSEHTLPVPFNDEEAIREVFEKHGDDIAAVLTEPILGNYGIVYPEDGYHEFLREITDDHGALLIFDEVITGFRVGGLGCAQSEFGVTPDLTTFGKIVGGGFPVGAIGGRAEIIEQFAPTGDVFQAGTFSGHPVTMAAGLETLKFAAENDVYDHVNDLGDRLRRGLTDIVADQAPSYTVTGTDSMFKVIFTREGPGKDELDGQCEAGSRQDPDCPRYEYSPKNAADVKNADTERWRRLFWGRMKEQGIFLSQNQFECQFVSYGHTEEDVDRTLEAYKNAL, encoded by the coding sequence ATGAACGAGGAGCACTCACGCGAGCTGTACGACCGGGCGCTGTCGGTGCTGCCAGGCGGCGTCAACTCCGCGGTTCGCGCGGCGATCGAGCCCTACCCGTTCTTCGTTCGGAAGGGCGAGGGCGGTCACGTTGTCGACGCCGACGGCAACCGCTACATCGACTGGGTGATGGGGCTCGGTCCGCTGCTGCTGGGCCACGACCTCCCCGAACCCGTCCAGGCTGGCATCCAGCGGAAGGCCAGCGAGGGGCCGATGTACGGCACGCCGACGGAGGTCGAGGTCGACCTCGCGGAGTTCGTCGTCCGCCACGTCCCCAGCGTCGAGAAGATCCGCTTCGTCAACTCGGGCACCGAGGCGACCACCTCGGCCGTCCGGCTCGCGCGGGGGTACACCGGCCGGAACAAGATCGTCGTCATGCAGGGCGGCTACCACGGCGCTCAGGAATCGACGCTGGTCGAGGGCGATGCCGAGAACCCGCGGCCCTCCTCGGCGGGGATCCCACAGTCGTTCTCCGAGCACACCCTCCCGGTGCCGTTCAACGACGAGGAAGCGATCCGCGAGGTCTTCGAGAAACACGGCGACGACATCGCCGCGGTCCTCACCGAGCCGATCCTGGGTAACTACGGCATCGTCTACCCCGAGGACGGCTACCACGAGTTCCTCCGGGAGATCACCGACGACCACGGCGCGCTCCTGATCTTCGACGAGGTCATCACCGGCTTCCGCGTCGGCGGCCTCGGCTGCGCGCAAAGCGAGTTCGGCGTCACTCCCGACCTGACGACCTTCGGCAAGATCGTCGGCGGCGGCTTCCCCGTCGGCGCGATCGGCGGCCGCGCCGAGATCATCGAACAGTTCGCCCCCACCGGCGACGTCTTCCAGGCCGGCACCTTCTCCGGCCACCCCGTCACGATGGCCGCCGGCCTCGAGACCCTGAAATTCGCCGCGGAGAACGACGTCTACGACCACGTCAACGACCTGGGCGACCGGCTTCGCCGCGGCCTGACCGATATCGTCGCCGACCAGGCGCCCAGCTACACGGTCACCGGCACCGACAGCATGTTCAAGGTGATCTTCACACGCGAGGGGCCGGGGAAAGACGAGTTGGACGGGCAGTGCGAGGCCGGCTCCCGGCAGGACCCCGACTGCCCCCGCTACGAGTACAGCCCGAAGAACGCCGCCGACGTGAAAAACGCCGACACCGAGCGCTGGCGGCGGCTCTTCTGGGGCCGGATGAAAGAACAGGGCATCTTCCTCTCGCAAAACCAGTTCGAGTGCCAGTTCGTCAGCTACGGTCACACCGAGGAGGACGTCGACCGGACGCTCGAGGCCTACAAGAACGCGCTCTGA
- a CDS encoding group I truncated hemoglobin, which yields MTETVYDRLGGEDAIADVVDRFYERVVADDQVAHYFDDVDMQKQRVHQTQFISSVTGGPVEYTGEEMAAAHADLGIGPADFEAIATHLDDTLAEFGVDEDDRQAVLEAIESYRGDIVTVPN from the coding sequence ATGACAGAGACAGTGTACGACCGACTCGGTGGCGAGGACGCCATCGCCGACGTCGTCGATCGATTCTACGAGCGCGTCGTGGCTGACGATCAGGTCGCCCACTACTTCGACGACGTGGACATGCAGAAACAACGCGTCCACCAGACCCAGTTCATCAGTTCGGTCACGGGCGGCCCCGTCGAGTACACCGGCGAGGAGATGGCGGCGGCCCACGCGGACCTGGGCATCGGCCCGGCCGACTTCGAGGCGATCGCGACCCACCTCGACGACACCCTCGCCGAGTTCGGTGTCGACGAGGACGACCGCCAGGCGGTCCTCGAAGCGATCGAGAGCTACCGGGGCGACATCGTCACGGTCCCGAACTGA
- the hemC gene encoding hydroxymethylbilane synthase, translating into MRTRGTLRLATRGSTLARRQATLVQEALEDRRYEVELVTVETTGDQIRDELIHQLGKTGAFVRELDERVLEGDLDGAIHSMKDMPTEQPQELVTAAIPERGRPGDVLVTPDGSTLEELPAGATVGTSSLRRRAQVLSERPDLTVEPLRGNVDTRLEKLLAPALQEEHQARSEADKERKANTGDDDFEPEYEQSVDEWFEGLSELEKQALGREIETEYDAIVLAHAGLERSGLAHYVDYQELPPSTFVPAPGQGALAVTATDGETARKIQSAIDHPRSRVETTVERTILAELGGGCIAPVGIYAVVQGEYVHTSVSVFDRDGEESVTGSRDLPVESHAEAARAFARDLADRGAASLIDQAREDAEDDGDVSAEDKPAGK; encoded by the coding sequence ATGAGAACGCGCGGGACGCTGCGACTGGCGACGAGGGGGTCCACGCTCGCCCGGAGACAGGCCACCCTAGTACAGGAGGCCTTGGAGGACCGCCGGTACGAGGTAGAGCTCGTCACCGTCGAAACAACGGGGGACCAGATCAGAGACGAATTGATTCACCAACTCGGGAAAACGGGGGCGTTCGTCCGCGAACTCGACGAGCGCGTCCTCGAGGGGGACCTCGACGGCGCGATCCACTCGATGAAGGACATGCCGACCGAGCAGCCCCAGGAGCTCGTAACCGCCGCGATTCCCGAGCGGGGCCGGCCTGGCGACGTGCTCGTCACGCCCGACGGCTCGACCCTCGAGGAACTGCCCGCGGGCGCGACCGTCGGCACCTCGAGTCTGCGCCGGCGCGCGCAGGTGCTCTCCGAGCGGCCGGACCTGACGGTCGAGCCGCTGCGCGGGAACGTCGACACGCGCCTCGAGAAACTGCTCGCGCCCGCGCTCCAGGAGGAGCACCAGGCGCGTTCGGAAGCGGACAAGGAACGGAAAGCGAACACGGGCGACGACGACTTCGAACCCGAGTACGAGCAGTCCGTCGACGAGTGGTTCGAGGGCCTCTCGGAACTGGAAAAGCAGGCGCTCGGCCGCGAGATCGAGACCGAGTACGACGCGATCGTCCTCGCACACGCGGGCCTCGAGCGCAGCGGGCTCGCTCACTACGTCGACTACCAGGAACTGCCGCCATCGACGTTCGTCCCCGCACCAGGCCAGGGCGCGCTCGCGGTGACCGCGACCGACGGCGAGACGGCTCGAAAGATCCAGTCGGCGATCGACCACCCGCGAAGCCGCGTCGAGACGACCGTCGAGCGGACGATCCTCGCGGAACTTGGCGGCGGCTGTATCGCCCCGGTCGGCATCTACGCGGTCGTGCAGGGCGAGTACGTCCACACGAGCGTCAGCGTCTTCGACCGCGACGGCGAGGAGTCGGTGACCGGCAGCCGCGACCTGCCCGTCGAGAGCCACGCCGAGGCCGCTCGAGCGTTCGCGCGGGACCTCGCGGATCGCGGTGCCGCAAGCCTGATCGACCAGGCTCGCGAGGACGCCGAGGACGACGGCGACGTCTCCGCGGAAGATAAGCCCGCGGGGAAATAG
- the cobA gene encoding uroporphyrinogen-III C-methyltransferase: protein MAAREIDAEPGTVYLVGSGPGDPDLLTVKARELLESADVVLHDKLPGPEIIDMLPEDRREDVGKRAGGERTPQSAINERLVELAREGKSVVRLKGGDSFVFGRGGEEAEYLAAHEVPFEVVPAVTSAIAAPAVAGIPVTHRDHASSVSLVTGHEDPTKAESAVDWAALAATGGTIVVLMGVGRLPDYTEALREAGMAPETPVALVERGTWPGQRVATGTLETIVDVRDEKGIEPPAVTVIGDVAGTREAVVDFLRTDDGAAAESEVESGDDSEEGA from the coding sequence ATGGCAGCACGCGAAATCGACGCGGAACCCGGCACCGTCTACCTCGTCGGCAGCGGCCCCGGCGATCCCGATCTGTTGACCGTCAAGGCGAGGGAACTCCTCGAGAGCGCGGACGTCGTCCTCCACGACAAGCTCCCCGGCCCGGAGATCATCGACATGCTCCCCGAGGACCGCCGCGAAGACGTCGGCAAGCGCGCCGGCGGCGAGCGCACGCCCCAGTCGGCAATCAACGAGCGCCTGGTCGAACTCGCGCGCGAGGGCAAGTCGGTCGTCCGGCTCAAGGGCGGCGACTCGTTCGTCTTCGGCCGCGGCGGCGAGGAGGCGGAGTACCTGGCGGCCCACGAGGTGCCCTTCGAGGTCGTCCCCGCGGTCACCTCGGCGATCGCCGCGCCCGCCGTGGCCGGCATCCCGGTCACGCACCGCGATCACGCCTCGTCGGTCTCCCTCGTGACGGGCCACGAGGACCCGACCAAGGCGGAGTCCGCGGTCGACTGGGCGGCCCTGGCCGCCACCGGCGGCACCATCGTCGTCCTGATGGGCGTCGGCCGGCTTCCCGACTACACCGAAGCCTTACGCGAGGCCGGAATGGCCCCTGAGACGCCGGTCGCGCTCGTCGAACGGGGCACCTGGCCGGGCCAGCGGGTTGCGACGGGGACCCTCGAGACCATCGTCGACGTCCGCGACGAGAAAGGAATCGAGCCACCCGCGGTGACGGTGATCGGCGACGTCGCCGGGACCCGCGAGGCGGTCGTCGACTTCCTGCGGACCGACGACGGCGCGGCCGCCGAAAGCGAGGTCGAGAGTGGAGATGACAGCGAAGAGGGAGCGTAA
- a CDS encoding uroporphyrinogen-III synthase, with translation MADAPTVAVFRPDDDRLERAVDLLADLGAEPVPDPMLAVEPTDATARTDADYVVFTSKTGAELVSDAGWAPGESETVCAIGPATADALRAEGYAVDVVPEEFTSSGLVAELEARVDGARVEVARSDHGSAVLLDGLEAAGAYVHETILYRLVRPEGSGDSAALAADGNLDAACFTSSLTVEHFLEAAAEREIRDEALAGLADAVVGVIGEPTAETATAQGIDVDVVPEEATFDALARETVAATLD, from the coding sequence ATGGCCGACGCACCGACGGTCGCCGTCTTCCGACCCGACGACGACCGCCTCGAGCGAGCCGTCGACCTGCTCGCGGACCTGGGGGCCGAGCCGGTCCCGGACCCGATGCTGGCCGTCGAGCCGACCGACGCGACGGCCCGGACCGACGCCGACTACGTCGTCTTCACGAGCAAGACCGGCGCCGAACTCGTCTCCGACGCGGGCTGGGCGCCAGGCGAGAGTGAAACCGTCTGCGCGATCGGGCCCGCGACCGCCGACGCGCTCCGCGCCGAGGGGTACGCGGTCGACGTCGTTCCCGAGGAGTTCACGTCGAGCGGCCTGGTCGCCGAACTCGAAGCCCGGGTCGACGGCGCGCGCGTCGAGGTCGCCCGCAGCGACCACGGGAGCGCGGTGTTGCTCGACGGCCTCGAAGCGGCGGGCGCGTACGTCCACGAGACGATCCTCTATCGACTGGTGCGACCCGAGGGAAGCGGTGACTCGGCAGCGCTGGCCGCCGACGGCAACCTCGACGCCGCCTGCTTCACCTCGTCGCTGACCGTCGAGCACTTCCTCGAGGCCGCCGCTGAACGGGAAATCCGCGACGAAGCGCTCGCGGGGCTCGCGGACGCCGTCGTCGGCGTCATCGGCGAACCGACGGCTGAAACGGCGACGGCACAGGGGATCGACGTCGACGTGGTGCCCGAGGAGGCGACGTTCGACGCGCTCGCGCGGGAGACGGTCGCGGCGACCCTAGATTGA